One genomic window of Mycolicibacterium neoaurum includes the following:
- a CDS encoding SHOCT domain-containing protein, whose product MRPATAPRLLTFVAVLIMVAAGIGFVTTLILNAFVLDRYDAYGEVPIPGRAELHLPSGEVNISFHTQIIGSAGGAGLPIPDMRMAIDPPAGVPEPEVVENIGGTTTVNNDARVRVWVARVAEAGTYTVRTDGDVSAFVRPRLAFGHGSPLGHAPWWCAAVFGIGLVDLVIARVWAARWRARSRPIAPTFTLGEAAASYVPEAYVPTDDGIRLESLKTLAALRDSGALTEAEFESEKRRLLGG is encoded by the coding sequence ATGCGTCCCGCCACCGCGCCACGGCTGCTCACCTTCGTCGCCGTGCTGATCATGGTGGCCGCCGGGATCGGCTTCGTCACCACCCTGATCCTCAACGCCTTCGTGCTGGACAGGTACGACGCCTACGGTGAGGTGCCGATCCCCGGCCGGGCCGAGCTGCACCTGCCGTCGGGTGAGGTGAACATCAGCTTCCACACACAGATTATCGGCAGTGCCGGCGGCGCGGGTCTGCCGATCCCGGACATGCGGATGGCCATCGATCCGCCGGCCGGGGTGCCGGAGCCGGAGGTGGTCGAAAACATCGGTGGCACAACGACGGTCAACAACGATGCCAGGGTCCGGGTCTGGGTGGCGAGGGTTGCCGAGGCGGGCACCTACACCGTGCGCACCGATGGTGACGTCAGCGCCTTTGTCAGGCCGCGGTTGGCCTTCGGGCATGGCAGTCCGCTGGGCCACGCGCCGTGGTGGTGTGCCGCGGTGTTCGGGATCGGACTGGTCGACCTGGTCATCGCGAGGGTGTGGGCCGCGCGGTGGCGCGCGAGATCGCGGCCGATTGCGCCGACCTTCACCCTCGGCGAGGCGGCTGCCTCCTATGTCCCCGAAGCCTATGTCCCCACCGATGACGGGATCCGCCTCGAAAGCCTCAAGACGCTGGCGGCGCTGCGCGACTCCGGCGCCCTCACCGAGGCCGAATTCGAATCCGAGAAACGTCGGCTGCTAGGCGGCTGA
- a CDS encoding acetolactate synthase large subunit, with protein sequence MASGADTVLQRLLGGGVDVCFANPGTSEMHFVAALDNTPQMRAVLCLFEGVATGAADGYARIAGHPAATLLHLGPGLANGLANLHNARRAHTPVVNIVGDHATHHVEFDAPLQSDIEALAGWPDGVVFRPESAAQLAPAVDAAIAAAAGPPGRIATVVLPADYSWGTAQSPGELVTPTAAAGNDARSGAEAALEALRAHGPETVLLLGGAATTEAGLATAARIAAATGARMLVETFPARLRRGQGIPAVERLGYLAEQAEQQLSGASHLVLVGARAPVAFFAYPGKPSGLVPIGVQTHVMAPDELAELADQLGAGPLSLPDAPRPELPKGPLTVANWAQVIGALLPPDAIISDEANTSGMLVPASTAGAPAHDVLTLTGGAIGQGLPVAVGAAVAAPDRPVIALQADGSALYTISALWTMARENLDITVVILNNHAYAILQMELARVGAGSGDQGAGAKARSLLNIGNPDIDFVAIAAGFGVPATRATTAEELAAQFSAALAEPGPHLIDAAVPAFM encoded by the coding sequence ATGGCTTCCGGCGCGGATACCGTCCTGCAACGACTGCTGGGCGGCGGGGTGGACGTGTGCTTCGCGAACCCGGGCACCTCGGAGATGCATTTCGTTGCCGCACTGGACAATACACCGCAGATGCGGGCCGTGCTCTGCCTGTTCGAAGGGGTGGCCACCGGCGCAGCGGACGGTTATGCGCGCATCGCCGGGCACCCGGCCGCCACCCTGTTGCACCTCGGACCGGGGTTGGCCAACGGGCTGGCCAACCTGCACAACGCGCGGCGCGCCCACACCCCGGTGGTCAACATCGTCGGCGACCACGCCACCCATCACGTCGAATTCGACGCCCCGCTGCAGTCCGATATCGAGGCGCTGGCCGGCTGGCCGGACGGAGTGGTGTTCCGCCCGGAATCGGCCGCGCAACTGGCCCCGGCCGTCGACGCCGCCATCGCCGCCGCGGCCGGACCACCAGGACGCATCGCGACGGTCGTTCTGCCCGCCGACTACTCGTGGGGCACCGCCCAGAGCCCCGGCGAACTCGTCACGCCCACCGCGGCGGCGGGCAACGACGCGCGCTCCGGTGCCGAGGCGGCCCTGGAGGCGTTGCGCGCGCACGGCCCCGAGACGGTCCTGCTACTCGGTGGTGCCGCGACAACGGAGGCCGGGCTGGCCACCGCGGCCCGCATCGCCGCCGCCACCGGCGCTCGCATGTTGGTGGAAACCTTCCCGGCCCGCCTCCGCCGCGGCCAGGGGATACCTGCGGTCGAACGGCTCGGTTATCTGGCCGAGCAGGCCGAACAGCAACTGTCCGGCGCCTCGCACCTGGTGCTGGTCGGGGCGCGGGCGCCGGTGGCGTTCTTCGCCTATCCCGGCAAGCCGAGCGGCCTGGTTCCGATCGGCGTGCAGACCCATGTGATGGCGCCTGACGAACTGGCCGAGCTGGCCGATCAACTCGGTGCCGGACCACTGTCGCTGCCCGATGCGCCCCGGCCGGAGCTGCCGAAAGGACCGCTGACGGTGGCGAATTGGGCGCAGGTCATCGGTGCGCTGCTGCCGCCGGACGCCATCATCTCCGATGAGGCCAACACCAGCGGGATGCTGGTGCCGGCGTCCACCGCCGGTGCGCCGGCCCACGATGTGCTGACGCTGACCGGCGGCGCGATAGGGCAGGGACTGCCGGTGGCCGTCGGCGCCGCGGTGGCCGCCCCGGACCGGCCGGTGATCGCGCTGCAGGCCGACGGCAGTGCGCTGTACACGATTTCGGCGTTGTGGACGATGGCGCGCGAGAACCTCGATATCACCGTGGTCATCCTGAACAACCACGCCTACGCGATCCTGCAGATGGAGCTGGCCAGGGTGGGGGCAGGCAGCGGCGACCAGGGCGCCGGTGCGAAGGCCCGATCCCTGCTGAACATCGGCAACCCCGATATCGACTTCGTCGCCATCGCAGCAGGTTTCGGGGTGCCGGCCACGCGTGCCACCACCGCCGAGGAGCTGGCGGCACAGTTCAGCGCGGCGCTGGCCGAGCCGGGACCGCATCTGATCGACGCGGCCGTCCCCGCCTTCATGTGA
- a CDS encoding beta-mannosidase — MARPWLRTLTACIAVALTAACSVQSPQQPIPTSSGAPQPLAATTSTTATLGVEGTTLTLNGKPWWPIGLNAYQLGTDWSINAGCGAQVDLDTYFSRLPPHSLTRFNAFSSLAVNKYTGMLDFTALDAVVRAAERHGQMLIAVLSSNEGSCEDDTFKEYGWYVDGWNTHRSPGTTMTFAQWLDTAVTRWAASPAVAGWTAVGEPEPSLCTDDGCTWQARSCPPDSAQVLRQFYDATGARIHELDPGTTVFSGHAGGGQCGSAGDSFEYVSASPGIDVLEYHFYESTDSLPGNQYDGLARRMQQARALDKPLVITEVGMEAGSCGSVGDREQVLREAFGEMRDQGAAGVMFWSYVPDPRPGECTLDIGPADPLMRLVGSTT, encoded by the coding sequence ATGGCTCGCCCGTGGTTGCGTACCCTCACGGCGTGCATCGCCGTGGCGCTGACCGCTGCGTGCTCGGTGCAGTCACCCCAGCAGCCGATCCCCACCAGCTCGGGCGCGCCCCAGCCGCTGGCCGCCACCACGTCGACGACGGCCACCCTCGGGGTCGAGGGAACCACGCTCACCCTCAACGGAAAACCGTGGTGGCCCATCGGCCTGAACGCCTATCAGCTGGGCACCGACTGGTCCATCAACGCCGGGTGCGGTGCACAGGTCGACCTCGACACCTATTTCAGCCGGCTCCCACCGCACTCGCTCACCCGGTTCAACGCCTTCTCCAGCCTGGCCGTCAACAAGTACACCGGGATGCTCGACTTCACCGCACTGGACGCTGTGGTGCGCGCCGCCGAGCGGCACGGTCAGATGCTGATCGCCGTGCTCTCCAGCAACGAGGGCAGCTGCGAGGACGACACGTTCAAGGAGTACGGCTGGTATGTCGACGGCTGGAACACCCACCGGTCACCGGGCACGACGATGACCTTCGCGCAGTGGCTCGACACTGCAGTGACGCGATGGGCGGCCTCACCCGCGGTGGCCGGCTGGACCGCCGTCGGCGAACCGGAACCGTCGCTGTGCACCGATGACGGATGCACCTGGCAGGCACGGTCGTGCCCGCCCGATTCGGCGCAGGTGCTGCGCCAGTTCTACGACGCGACCGGTGCCCGCATCCACGAACTCGACCCGGGCACCACCGTGTTCAGCGGGCATGCCGGCGGTGGCCAATGCGGGTCGGCCGGCGACTCGTTCGAATACGTGAGTGCCTCGCCGGGCATTGATGTCCTGGAGTATCACTTCTACGAGTCCACCGACTCGCTGCCGGGAAACCAGTACGACGGGCTGGCCCGTCGTATGCAGCAGGCCCGGGCGCTCGACAAGCCGCTGGTGATCACCGAGGTCGGCATGGAAGCCGGATCGTGCGGTTCGGTCGGCGATCGTGAGCAGGTCCTGCGGGAGGCCTTCGGCGAGATGCGCGATCAGGGTGCGGCCGGGGTGATGTTCTGGTCCTATGTCCCCGACCCGCGACCCGGCGAGTGCACGTTGGACATCGGCCCCGCCGACCCGCTGATGCGGCTCGTCGGCAGCACCACATAG
- a CDS encoding dihydrodipicolinate reductase produces the protein MSASPKRVVVWGTGFVGSMVIGEIVTHPNFELVGVGVSNPAKAGRDVGDLCALGRQLGIIATDDVDALIALRPDALVHYGPTAAQADANIDLIGHFLRAGIDVVSTAMTPWVWPAMHLNPPNWIQPITDACAAGGASCFTTGIDPGFANDLFPLTLMGLCSEVRTVRASELLDYTNYTGDYEFEMGIGRPPQYRPLLESPEILIMAWGATVPMIAHAAGITLDEITTTWDKWVTPTDRPSAKGVIEAGNVAAVRFTINGRYRGATRIQLEHVNRIGLDAAPDWPTGNDNDVYRVDIEGTPSISQETAFRFTDGSGRDAAAAGCLATGLRALNAVPAVNDLPPGWVTALDLPLIPGAGTIR, from the coding sequence ATGAGCGCGTCGCCCAAGCGGGTGGTGGTGTGGGGTACCGGTTTCGTCGGGTCGATGGTGATCGGCGAGATCGTCACCCACCCGAACTTCGAACTCGTCGGGGTAGGGGTGAGCAATCCGGCGAAGGCCGGCCGCGATGTCGGTGACCTCTGCGCGCTGGGCCGCCAACTCGGGATCATCGCCACCGATGACGTCGATGCCCTCATCGCGTTGCGGCCCGATGCGCTGGTGCACTACGGGCCGACCGCCGCGCAGGCCGATGCGAACATCGACCTGATCGGTCACTTCCTGCGCGCGGGAATCGATGTCGTCTCCACGGCCATGACCCCGTGGGTCTGGCCCGCGATGCATCTGAACCCGCCCAACTGGATCCAACCGATCACCGACGCCTGCGCGGCCGGGGGAGCATCCTGTTTCACCACCGGGATCGATCCCGGATTCGCCAACGATCTGTTCCCGCTGACGTTGATGGGGCTGTGCTCGGAAGTCAGGACCGTACGGGCCTCCGAACTGCTCGACTACACCAACTACACCGGTGATTACGAGTTCGAGATGGGTATCGGGCGCCCGCCGCAGTACCGTCCGCTGCTGGAGAGCCCGGAGATCCTGATCATGGCCTGGGGCGCAACGGTTCCGATGATTGCTCATGCCGCAGGGATCACCCTCGACGAGATCACCACGACCTGGGACAAATGGGTGACCCCGACCGACCGTCCGTCGGCCAAGGGGGTCATCGAGGCGGGCAACGTCGCCGCGGTCCGGTTCACCATCAACGGACGCTATCGGGGTGCCACCCGCATCCAGCTCGAGCATGTCAACCGGATCGGCCTGGACGCGGCCCCGGACTGGCCGACCGGCAACGACAATGATGTGTACCGCGTCGATATCGAGGGCACACCGAGCATCTCGCAGGAGACCGCGTTCCGGTTCACCGACGGTTCCGGCCGGGACGCCGCCGCGGCGGGGTGCCTGGCGACAGGACTGCGGGCGCTCAACGCCGTGCCGGCCGTCAACGATCTCCCGCCCGGCTGGGTGACCGCACTGGATCTTCCCCTCATCCCGGGCGCCGGTACCATTCGCTGA
- a CDS encoding styrene monooxygenase/indole monooxygenase family protein, whose product MTTSNGRSAAIIGAGQTGVTAALGLLDNGFDVTLYSDREQHALRNDVPATGTALIFGKAQQAEESLGLNTYLATAPTSTGQSVRVVADDAEAIAFDGWFDGARGVAVDTRLKADDRLTLFGRRGGHFVVESVDPQRLDTIAARADLTLVATGRGGLSALFPVDGTRTAYDRPQRSLLAFSVTGLGHGPDVFAHRGVGGGSHHAFTVVAGQGESFWGPYLHKDAGPSWAFLGWAHPGSDWDRRFATVTDAVSALQVATGLHHDYIDWDLPEVNQFRVIDEDPHSWLTGAVTQVVRKAVGSTASGHPVLALGDTAISYDPIAGQGAQGGLIQTAGLVHRVASHDGPFDTEWLTASFEDFYRHRGRAAQRVTRLFLSDPAFADYGSLFFAAASASPRFAGKLVSLLDDPTPFESVTSADAAKALITELAGEPADEVVARFRPAGRFERSQLLSSAA is encoded by the coding sequence ATGACGACTTCCAACGGACGCTCCGCGGCCATCATCGGTGCCGGCCAGACCGGCGTGACAGCCGCGCTCGGGCTGCTGGACAACGGATTCGACGTCACCCTCTACAGCGACCGCGAGCAGCATGCGCTGCGCAACGATGTGCCCGCCACCGGGACCGCGCTGATCTTCGGCAAGGCCCAGCAGGCCGAGGAAAGCCTGGGACTGAACACCTATCTGGCCACCGCGCCCACCTCGACCGGGCAGAGCGTCCGCGTCGTCGCCGACGATGCCGAGGCGATCGCATTCGACGGCTGGTTCGACGGTGCCCGCGGTGTCGCGGTCGACACCCGGCTCAAGGCCGACGACCGGCTGACCCTCTTCGGCCGTCGCGGCGGCCATTTCGTGGTCGAGTCGGTGGATCCGCAACGACTCGACACCATCGCCGCCCGCGCGGACCTGACGTTGGTCGCCACCGGCCGCGGCGGGCTCTCGGCGCTGTTTCCCGTCGATGGCACCCGCACCGCCTACGACCGGCCGCAGCGCTCACTGCTGGCGTTCTCGGTCACCGGTCTGGGGCATGGTCCCGATGTCTTCGCCCACCGGGGTGTCGGCGGCGGGAGCCACCACGCGTTCACCGTCGTGGCCGGGCAGGGCGAATCGTTCTGGGGGCCGTATCTGCACAAGGACGCGGGCCCGAGCTGGGCCTTTCTCGGTTGGGCACATCCCGGCAGCGACTGGGATCGGCGTTTTGCCACCGTGACCGACGCGGTCTCGGCACTGCAGGTCGCCACCGGACTGCATCACGATTACATCGACTGGGACCTGCCGGAGGTCAACCAGTTTCGGGTCATCGACGAGGATCCGCACTCGTGGCTGACCGGGGCGGTCACCCAGGTGGTCCGTAAGGCGGTGGGCAGCACGGCCTCCGGCCATCCCGTGTTGGCCCTCGGTGACACCGCGATCTCCTATGACCCGATCGCCGGACAGGGCGCCCAGGGCGGCCTCATCCAGACCGCCGGTCTGGTGCACAGGGTCGCATCCCATGACGGTCCGTTCGACACCGAATGGCTGACGGCATCATTCGAGGATTTCTACCGCCACCGCGGCCGCGCCGCCCAGCGCGTCACCCGGCTGTTCCTGTCCGACCCCGCCTTCGCCGACTACGGCAGCCTGTTCTTCGCCGCCGCGAGCGCCAGCCCGCGCTTCGCCGGGAAGTTGGTCAGCCTGCTCGACGACCCGACCCCCTTCGAGTCGGTGACCTCCGCGGACGCGGCCAAGGCGCTCATCACGGAGCTCGCCGGCGAACCCGCCGACGAGGTGGTGGCCCGGTTCCGGCCCGCGGGTCGGTTCGAGCGATCGCAGCTGCTGTCATCAGCCGCCTAG
- a CDS encoding SAM-dependent methyltransferase — protein sequence MPESSVVVRPIPVGSGDYSASSRLQAAGLKQAMRLFEDAAAAVPIPQPPLPIVIADYGAANGHNSLLPLNAAITTLRGRTRPEHSILVTHTDVPENDFSALFRVLRADPDSYLRRDPATFSSAVGRSFYSQILPANTVNLGWSAWSILWLSSIPAVVTDHIHASLSTDDTARLAHERLAARDWHEFVAYRGRELCPGGRVVVMTMAISADGEFGYRALFEALMAELSELVARAVITADELRQMSLPIAGRRTADFTTPFAPSGRLEQLTIEHLEVFDAEDRFWRQYQKDGDAVAFGAQWGDFLQAAVIPVLTGFVAAERRSAFGAALQSGVAARMAAEPQETQIPMAQIVLHKKPRG from the coding sequence ATGCCCGAGTCCAGTGTCGTGGTGCGGCCGATCCCGGTCGGCAGCGGTGACTACAGTGCCAGCTCTCGGTTGCAGGCGGCCGGGCTCAAGCAGGCGATGCGGCTGTTCGAGGACGCCGCCGCGGCGGTACCGATTCCGCAGCCGCCGCTGCCCATCGTCATCGCCGACTACGGCGCGGCCAACGGCCACAACTCGCTGTTGCCGCTCAATGCGGCGATCACCACGCTGCGCGGGCGGACCCGGCCCGAGCACTCGATTCTGGTGACGCACACCGATGTGCCGGAGAACGATTTCAGCGCGCTGTTCCGGGTGCTGCGCGCGGACCCGGACAGCTATCTGCGTCGTGATCCCGCGACCTTCTCGTCCGCGGTCGGACGGTCGTTCTACAGCCAGATCCTGCCGGCCAACACCGTCAACCTCGGCTGGTCGGCCTGGTCGATCCTGTGGCTGAGCAGCATTCCCGCCGTGGTGACCGACCACATCCATGCCTCGCTCAGCACCGATGACACCGCACGACTGGCGCATGAGCGGTTGGCGGCCAGGGACTGGCACGAGTTCGTCGCCTATCGCGGCCGGGAATTGTGTCCTGGCGGGCGCGTGGTGGTGATGACGATGGCCATCTCCGCCGACGGCGAGTTCGGATACCGAGCGCTGTTCGAGGCGCTGATGGCCGAACTCAGCGAACTGGTGGCCCGCGCGGTGATCACCGCCGACGAACTCAGGCAGATGTCGCTGCCGATCGCCGGTCGTCGCACGGCCGATTTCACCACCCCGTTCGCCCCGTCAGGACGGCTGGAACAGCTCACGATCGAGCACCTCGAGGTGTTCGATGCCGAGGACCGGTTCTGGCGCCAGTACCAGAAGGACGGGGATGCAGTGGCTTTCGGGGCGCAGTGGGGTGATTTCCTCCAGGCCGCGGTGATCCCGGTGTTGACCGGTTTCGTCGCCGCCGAACGCCGATCGGCGTTCGGCGCGGCGCTGCAGTCGGGGGTGGCGGCCAGGATGGCGGCCGAACCTCAGGAGACCCAGATCCCGATGGCCCAGATCGTCCTGCACAAGAAGCCGCGCGGCTAG
- a CDS encoding SDR family oxidoreductase: MTSLDGKVALITGASAGLGAATATLFAERGATVYGVARDTDRMAEVFGNVPVGRFGSYDISSAEACAQAVADCVEAFGRIDVLANVAGFHQMRRTADVTDADWATDLAVNLNGPFYLSRAALPHLLAAGGNIVNVASVAGVEGEVYSAGYCAAKHGLIGLTRAMAVEFTRETLRVNAVCPGGMLTAQVTDFSAPEDADWELIMRIAAPRGMMDPVDVAKTIAFLASDDAAAIHGAVYRVDNGKGAD, encoded by the coding sequence ATGACCTCATTGGACGGAAAAGTCGCATTGATCACCGGGGCGTCGGCCGGACTCGGCGCCGCAACGGCCACCCTTTTCGCCGAGCGCGGGGCCACGGTATACGGCGTGGCAAGGGACACCGACCGGATGGCCGAGGTGTTCGGCAACGTGCCGGTCGGCCGGTTCGGCTCCTATGACATCTCCTCCGCCGAGGCCTGTGCGCAGGCGGTGGCCGACTGCGTCGAGGCGTTCGGGCGCATCGACGTGCTGGCCAATGTGGCCGGTTTCCACCAGATGCGGCGCACCGCTGACGTGACCGATGCCGACTGGGCAACCGATCTCGCGGTCAATCTCAATGGGCCGTTCTATCTCAGCCGCGCGGCACTGCCCCACCTGCTCGCCGCCGGCGGCAATATCGTCAACGTCGCATCGGTGGCCGGTGTGGAGGGCGAGGTGTACTCGGCGGGGTACTGCGCGGCCAAGCACGGGCTCATCGGGTTGACCAGGGCGATGGCCGTGGAGTTCACCAGAGAGACGCTGCGCGTCAACGCGGTCTGTCCCGGCGGGATGCTCACCGCGCAGGTCACCGACTTCTCCGCACCCGAGGATGCCGACTGGGAGCTGATCATGCGGATCGCCGCACCGCGCGGAATGATGGATCCCGTCGACGTCGCCAAGACCATCGCCTTCCTGGCCAGTGACGACGCCGCCGCCATCCATGGCGCGGTCTACCGGGTCGACAACGGAAAGGGCGCCGACTGA